From a single Francisella halioticida genomic region:
- a CDS encoding integrase core domain-containing protein, protein MKRKVLLLSSLVLSSSVFACSDIFINKNDHHIEGRTLDFLVNVATEEYIGSIGQTNTTDIILNSNKIPKSQLTSWKNKYGFLGMQAFNGGNIIDGMNTKGRSIDNIAIERFWRTLKYENVYPASYITMKEAKVGIKEYIDIYNNERLHSSIGYMTPDEVYSGILDAA, encoded by the coding sequence ATGAAAAGAAAAGTATTGTTGTTATCAAGCCTTGTATTATCAAGCTCAGTCTTTGCCTGCAGTGATATATTTATTAATAAAAATGATCATCATATTGAAGGTAGAACATTAGACTTTCTAGTGAATGTGGCAACAGAAGAGTATATTGGATCTATAGGTCAAACAAATACCACAGATATTATTTTAAACTCAAATAAAATACCTAAGAGCCAACTAACTAGCTGGAAAAATAAATATGGATTTCTTGGAATGCAAGCCTTTAATGGTGGGAATATAATTGATGGAATGAATACTAAAGGAAGATCTATAGATAATATTGCAATTGAGAGATTTTGGAGAACACTGAAATATGAAAATGTTTATCCGGCATCATATATAACTATGAAAGAGGCTAAAGTAGGTATCAAAGAATATATTGATATTTACAACAATGAAAGACTACATTCTAGTATTGGATATATGACTCCTGATGAAGTATATTCTGGTATTTTAGATGCTGCATAA
- the hslU gene encoding ATP-dependent protease ATPase subunit HslU: MAKIMTPKTIVHELERHIIGQNDAKKAVAIALRNRWRRMQLDSEMRQEVTPKNILMIGPTGVGKTEIARRLAKLADAPFIKVEATKFTEVGYVGKDVESIIRDLVEMAVKMKREDAKKQVTEKAAKLAEDRILDVLIPPARAAESKVGFANEPIEEATSKKDKENKTRDIFRNKIKNGELDDKEIEIEVAAAPKSIGVMGPPGMDDMTNQLQDLFSSLSSDKKKNKKMKIKDAIKLVQDEEAAKLINEEDIKARALESVEQNGIVFLDEIDKVCKKSSNSGADVSREGVQRDLLPLVEGSTVATKYGMIKTDHILFIASGAFHVAKPSDLIPELQGRLPIRVELKSLKIEDFVRILVEPDCSILKQYVALMKTEGIELNFEETAIKKIAEISYQINEEIENIGARRLHTVMERLLEEISFDAPELENKTISITIDYVNDKLGALVKDKDLSQYIL; the protein is encoded by the coding sequence ATGGCAAAAATAATGACTCCAAAAACAATCGTACATGAGTTAGAAAGACATATAATTGGTCAAAATGATGCAAAAAAAGCGGTAGCTATCGCACTGCGTAATAGATGGCGCAGAATGCAGCTTGATAGTGAAATGCGTCAAGAAGTAACTCCTAAAAATATTTTAATGATTGGACCAACTGGTGTTGGTAAAACTGAAATAGCTCGTAGACTTGCAAAGCTAGCAGATGCTCCTTTTATTAAAGTAGAGGCTACTAAATTCACAGAAGTTGGTTATGTTGGTAAAGATGTTGAATCTATTATCCGTGACCTAGTTGAAATGGCTGTGAAAATGAAGCGAGAAGATGCTAAAAAACAAGTTACAGAAAAAGCAGCTAAATTAGCTGAAGATAGAATTTTAGATGTTTTAATTCCACCAGCAAGAGCAGCAGAATCAAAAGTCGGTTTTGCCAATGAGCCAATTGAAGAAGCCACTTCTAAGAAAGATAAAGAAAATAAAACTCGTGATATTTTTAGAAATAAAATTAAAAATGGCGAACTTGATGATAAAGAAATTGAGATTGAAGTAGCAGCTGCTCCAAAAAGTATAGGAGTTATGGGACCTCCAGGAATGGATGATATGACAAACCAGCTTCAAGATTTATTCTCTAGCCTAAGCAGTGACAAGAAGAAAAATAAGAAAATGAAAATCAAGGATGCCATTAAGCTTGTTCAAGATGAAGAAGCTGCAAAATTGATTAATGAGGAAGACATAAAAGCTCGTGCTTTAGAATCAGTTGAACAAAATGGCATAGTGTTCTTAGATGAAATTGATAAGGTTTGTAAGAAATCTAGTAACTCTGGTGCTGATGTATCTCGCGAAGGTGTTCAGCGTGACTTATTACCATTGGTTGAAGGTTCTACTGTAGCTACAAAATATGGCATGATCAAAACTGACCATATATTGTTTATAGCATCAGGAGCTTTTCATGTTGCTAAACCTTCTGATCTTATTCCAGAGTTACAAGGTAGACTTCCTATTAGAGTCGAATTAAAATCTCTTAAGATTGAAGATTTTGTAAGAATATTAGTAGAACCTGATTGCTCTATTCTTAAGCAATATGTTGCTCTTATGAAAACTGAGGGTATTGAATTAAACTTTGAAGAAACTGCTATTAAAAAAATTGCTGAGATATCCTACCAGATTAATGAAGAAATCGAAAATATTGGCGCAAGAAGATTACACACAGTTATGGAAAGGCTTTTAGAAGAAATCTCTTTTGATGCTCCAGAGTTAGAAAATAAAACTATTAGCATAACCATAGATTATGTTAATGACAAATTAGGAGCTTTAGTTAAAGATAAAGATCTAAGCCAATATATCTTATAA
- the hslV gene encoding ATP-dependent protease subunit HslV, which produces METMRGTTILCVRKGDKVVIGGDGQATLGHTVAKDNIVKVRKLNGGKVLTGFAGSTADAFTLFEKFEQKLEFYQGNLERAAVEMVREWRLDRMLSKLEAMIIVADEKLSLLISGVGDVMAADKNNIISIGSGSTYARSAATALVENTDLSAEEIVNKSLTVAADTCIYTNHNFTIESLESKKG; this is translated from the coding sequence ATGGAAACAATGAGAGGAACCACTATTCTTTGTGTTAGAAAAGGTGATAAAGTAGTAATCGGTGGTGATGGTCAAGCAACTTTAGGTCATACTGTAGCGAAAGATAACATTGTAAAAGTTAGAAAGCTAAATGGTGGCAAAGTGCTTACAGGTTTTGCAGGGTCTACTGCAGATGCATTTACATTATTTGAAAAATTTGAACAAAAATTAGAATTTTATCAAGGAAACTTAGAGCGTGCGGCTGTTGAAATGGTACGAGAATGGCGTCTAGATAGAATGTTAAGTAAGCTAGAAGCTATGATTATAGTTGCAGATGAGAAATTATCACTTTTAATCTCAGGGGTTGGTGATGTAATGGCCGCTGACAAGAATAATATTATATCTATTGGTTCAGGCTCAACTTATGCTCGCTCTGCAGCTACTGCTCTTGTTGAAAATACTGATCTTTCAGCTGAAGAGATTGTTAATAAAAGTCTTACAGTTGCAGCAGATACTTGTATTTATACAAACCACAATTTCACTATAGAAAGCTTAGAAAGTAAAAAAGGATAG